Part of the Nitrospiraceae bacterium genome is shown below.
ATGGTGGCATCGTGGCGCGCCTACCGTCCTCGGCATCGCCAGCGGTGCCATCGCTGGATTAGCCATGGTCACGCCGGGGGCTGGATATGTCAGCCCGTTTTCCGCGCTCCTGATCGGGCTGGTTGCCGGCGGGCTCTCCTACCTTGCCATCATGAAGAAGGGGCGGTTTGGCTATGACGACTCTCTGGATGTGGTCGGGATTCACGGTGTCTCCGGCGTGGTGGGTATTCTCATGACCGGTGTCCTGGCCTCCAAAGCGGTAAATCCAGGAGGTGCGGATGGATTGATGTTTGGGAACGCGGCGTTCTTCGGCGCGCAGGTTCTGACGGCCATGGTTGTCGTCGTGTTCTCCGCTCTCGGGACGTTCGTCATTCTCAAGCTTGTCGATCGGGCGGTCGGGCTGCGCGTTCAGCCGGAAGAAGAACGAATGGGCCTCGATATCAGCCAACACAACGAACGGGCTTACTCATAGAAGGAGGAGGTATGAACATAATGTCACTGGAGAGGACTGACAGATCCGCGAGTGAGCAACGACTCCTGGAAGTGCTGCGCGAAAATGGGCCACAGACGCTCGAAAGCCTGTGCACGCTTCCCGATATGAGTTGGGCGCAGGTACTGATGGCGGTGGATCATCTCAGCCGGTCTCGCGAGGTGGCCATTGAGCTGATCGCACCCAGCGAGTACCAAGTGTCTCTGAGTGTGGCGAACGCATGACGCAGTTCTCCGATCAGACGTTGTGGCTATTGATTTCCACGACATTGCTGGTGCTGACCGTGCCGGGCGTTGCCCTTTTCTACGGCGGCATGGTGCGGAAGAAGAACGTCATGAACACCATCGCGCTGCCGTTCGTCGCGCTGGCGCTTGTCTCCATTGAATGGGGACTCTTCGGCGATGCGCTGGCGTTCGGCCGAGAGACAGGCAGCCCGATTGGTCGCGAGGCAGGTATGGAGCCGTTGCGGCTGGTGTATCACGGGATGATGGCAGCGATTGCGTTGGCATTAGTGGCCGGGGGAATCGTGGAACGAGTTCGATTTTCATTTTTTCTTCTCTTCGGGCTGCTGTGGGTCGTTGCTGTGTTCATTCCGTTGGCGCATTGGTTCTGGGGAAACGGGTGGCTGGCCAATTCGGGAGGACTCGATTTCGCCGGCGGTGCCGTGATTCACATCAGTGCCGGCGTCAGCGCGTTAGTGGCGGCGATGGTGATCGGTCCCCGCAAAGGGTATGGACGAATCGAAATGATGCCAAACCATCTGCCCTTCTCATTCTGCGGAGCGGCCTTGATGTGGGTGGGCTGGTTCGGGTTCACGGGTGCCCATGCCGCGACGTCGATGGCGACGGCCACCGGCGCGTTTGTGGCAATTCAGATGTCGGCGGTCGCGGCTTCGCTGACCTGGATGGCGGTGGAGTGGCTGCAGCGGGACAAGCCGACGGCGTTAGGAACGGTGAGCGGAGCGGTCGCAGGACTCGTGGCGATCTCTCCTGGCGCTGGTTACGTGAGCCCCCTTTCAGCGATCGTGATCGGGATAGGGGCGGGGGGGTTCTGCTACATGGTCGTCAATTACGTCAAATTGATTCTGAGCTACGACGATTCGTTGGATGTCTTCGGTATGCACGGCGTCGGAGGAACGTGGGGCGTGATCGCCACTGGTCTGTTTGCGTCGACCCAAGTCAACCCGAGTGGAAGCGACGGACTATTCTACGGCTATCCCTATCAATTCTTTATTCAAATGGTCGCCGCACTCGTCGCATGGACGGTGGCCGGGATAATGAGCTGGGTGTTGGTCAGAGCGCTCATGTTGATCCTGTCGCCGCGCGTGGATGAAGAGGCCGAGATCATGGGGCTGGACCTCCATCAACACGGAGAGAAAGGATACACAGGGTAAGCCATGGCCGTTGTTCACGATGATGCCGGTCGACGCCAATTTCTCAGTCAGGCGGTGATGGGGTTTGGACTCCTGTTCGGCGTGGGGACGCTCGGATTTCGGTTCCTTCAGTTTCTGATGCCGAATCGCCGGGAGCGGCAGGCGGAGACGGTGTTGATCGGCGCCGAATCCAAGATTCCAATGGGTGAAGCCGTTCCGGTGGATCTCGGAGGCCACAAGATGTTGGTGCTGAGAACGAATGAAGGAACCGTGGCGTTCTCCCGGCGTTGCACGGACCTTGGGTGTCTCGTCTCCTGGAGCAAAGAGCGGGAGCAATTCGTCTGTCCTTGTCACCAGGGAGTCTTTGACAAGACAGGCCGGAACATCTCCGGACCTCCTCCGCGGCCGCTCGACCGGTTCAACATTATCAAGCGAGGAGAACAGTTGTACGTGAACATCCAGAGCGCATAGCGGTCAGCGTTCAGCTGTCAGCTTCTCTCAAAGTGCTGATGGCCGATAGCTGAAGGCTAAATGCATGGCATGGCAGGAAGGCATAAATGACAACTCAAGCAGCACAGACCGAAAAGCCCGTCGGAGAGAAGAGCTGGATTGACTACATCCAGAAGGATCTGCCCGAGCATCTGGAATGGTGGCCCTACACGTTGGGCGCGATTCCGCTCACGCTCTTCGGGATTCTCGTCGCGACCGGCCTGCTGTTGACGTTCTACTATGTGCCCTCGCCGGAGAAGGCGTACGAAAGCGTCGATCAGATCACGAACGAGGTCTATCTCGGATGGTTTGTGCGGGGGCTGCACAAGACCTCCGTGGACCTCATGATTCTGTTCTTGCTCTTCCATGTGATCAGAGTGTTTCTCACGCGCGCCTATCGAGCGCCGGGGGAATTGAAGTGGGTCAGCGGGTCGATCGTGTTGTTCGTGACGTTTGCGATGGGGTTTACCGGTTATTCGCTCGTGTTCGATAACGTCTCGTATTGGGGCATGACGGTCGTCACCAACATGATCGGTACGCTTCCCGTGGTCGGGACTCCCTTGTTGTATCTGTTACGGGGTGGTGAAGAAGTGTCCGGCGTCACGCTGCTGAGGCTCTACGATCTCCATACGAAACTCTTGCCCGTGCTACTAGGAGGCCTGGTCATCGGCCATATCGTGGTTGTGCGCTTGATGGGGTTTGCGGACGTAAAAGGAAGCCGCCACTTCCATCCATTTTATCCCGAGCACACCTTGAAGATGGGGGCCATCGCCGTCGGGCTGCTGGTGCTGATCGTCGACATCGTCATGATCTTCCCGCCGGTGCTCGGACCTCCGGCCAATCCGCAGGAGGTGGCGTCGGATGTTTCACCTCCCTGGTATTTCTCCGCTCCATACATGTGGATTTCATTGTTGCCTGGACCGATGGCCCTGTGGAGTCTGATGGCAGGAGCCGGTCTGTTCGTTGTGTACCCGTTCGTTGACCGGGCTCTGGTTGAACGAGGATGGCCGATGGAGTTGGTGAATGCAGTCGTTGCCGCCGTGGCTGTCGCGGCGATGGTGGTCCTTATGTACTTGGATATGAAGATGTAACAAGAGGCTAGGGGCGAGGGGCGAGAGGGAAGAGAGCTGTTTCCGAACCCCTAGCCCCTTGCCTCGCGCCTCTCGCCGTTTGGTAAGGAGGCCCAGATGGGTGAGTTCACTACAGAGCACAGCAACAACGACGATAGCCGTTCGAGTAACGGGAAGAAAAACTTCACCCGCTACATGATCGGTGGCCTGTGCTTGATCTTGTTTCTGGCTCTGACCGGAGTCGGCTACGTCCAGGTCGAAGAGCGCCGTGGCGGCGGCCTCAGACCGTTCGTTTCGGCTGAGAACAAGAAGTGTATCGATTGCCATACGACCAAGGATGTGGCGGTCGGTGGCATCAACGATTGGAAAGTCAGTCGCCATGCGCCGAAGGGAATCGGGTGCGTGGAGTGCCATCGCGCCGAGAAAGGCGACGCCGATGCCTATGATCATGAGGGGTTCTTGATCTCCACACTGGTGACGCCGAAAGATTGCATGCGTTGCCATGACAGAGAGGCCAAGGAGTTTGGCAAATCCCATCACGCGAAGGCGGCCCAGTTTACCGGTTCACTCGACAATTTCCTCGGCAATGTCGTGGAAGGGCCGGAAATCGTGACGACTGGGTGCGCGGGCTGTCATGGAAGCATCATCAAAATGATGGAAAACGGCAAGCTGCACCCTGCCACATGGCCGAATTCGGGCATTGGCCGGGTCAACCCCGACGGATCCAAAGGCACCTGTTCGGCGTGTCACGCGCGACACAGTTTTTCGATCGCTCAGGCGCGGCAGCCGGAGAGCTGTGGCCGCTGTCATATGGGACCGGATCATCCGCAGATCGAGGCCTACTACGAGAGCAAGCACGGCGTGATGTACGAAGCGAATAAGGAAAAATTGAAGCTCGCGGATCCGTCGGAGAAATGGCATCCGGGAAAAGATTATCTCTATCCGACCTGCGCCACGTGCCATATGAGCGCCACCACGACTCAGGAAGTCACCCACGACGTCGGGGATCGCATCAGTTGGACTCTCCGCCCGGTGATCTCAACCAGGCTGGAGAATTACGAGGACCGGCGGAAAGCGATGAGACAAGTCTGCTCTTCCTGTCACAGCGAGCAGATCGTGGACCGGTTCTTCACCTCGATGGACGAGGGCATTAATTTGTACAACGACAAATTCGGCAAGCCGGCGAAAGCGGCGATGGACAAACTGCTGGCTCTGAAGAAGATCACGCCGACGCCGTACGATGAAAAGATCGAATGGGTGTTCTATGAACTCTGGCACCACGAGGGGCGGCGGGCCAGACACGGACTTTCCAAGGTGGCGCCGGACTATGTGCACTGGCAGGGCTTCTACGAGGTGGCCAAGAGTTTCTACACCAAGTTCCTGCCGTTGGTACGAGAGCTGTCACCGCAGGTGGCCGAAGAGATGCTTCGCACTGAGGGCCACAGGTGGGTCGAGAAGGGCCTGACCAAAGAGGAGATCGCCGACATGGTCCAGTTCTATGAGAAGGAGATGCAGGGGAAACGCGGAGGCGGCTGAAGAAGAAAGACGGAACAACTGGGGAGTGCCTTCTTTGCTCGCCCACCGCGCACACATGAACAGTCAGACTTTCCATGGAAGTGGGCGGTGCTCGATGGATGCGCGCAGTTGAGGACACTCCCCAGTTGTTCCGTTGTCGATCGCGGCAGGAAAGGGGACTCACCTAAGCAAGGTGAGTTTCGGCGCGCCCAGGGTGGGCGCGCTGAGAAGGTGCGTGCGGGACAGGGCGAGATAAGCTACTCTGCCGAGAGAGCGTAGTCTCCTCTTGAGCGGGTGAGGGTCGATGCGCTATTCTCCCCTCCTTACCAAGGAGAGAAGACCTGTATGCCACGACGTACCAGGACCGGTCTGCAACGGCGAGATATCCTGCAACGGAATCTTGCACGGTTTCGGAAACATTTGACCCTCTTTCAACCCTTCCTCTCACGAAAACGTCCCGCTACCACTCTGGAGGAGTTTGACGAGGCCGCTGAAGAACTCATTAGCCAGGTCTACGGCCAGGCATCGGATGAATTGGAAGCCTACTACTATGCCAAGACCGGCGAATCCGCGATTGTGCCGGAGGAGGCGCAGGAAAGCGGAACTCACGACATCGAGCGGGAAAGTCTGCATCAGCGCCGCCAAATTCTCGAGGGGTGCGTAGCAGACTTGGAGATGCGCTACAGTCTCCATGCGGGTAGACAACCTGAGCTGGACGGCCAAGCCCTACGGCGACGGACTGTGGAAGACTACATGTGCCACGATGTGCGGAGCATCCATTATGCGGCCACGATCAAAGAAGCCGGGCGGTTGTTGCAGAAGTATCGAGTCGGTTCGCTGATCGTGGACGACGGCTCGCGCTACATCGGGATCGTCACGGATTCCGACCTCAGTCGCAAAGCCGTGGCCAAGGGGCTCGATCCCAACACGACGACCGTCGTGTCCTGCATGAGCAAGCCGGTCGTCACAATTGAAGAAACTGAACCATTGGCCGAGGCCATCGCGGTCATGAAAAAGGAAGGAATCCGCCACCTTGCCGTCACGGCCGATCGCACGATCATCGGCGTGCTGTCCATTTCGGATGTGTTGCGGGCGTATGAAGATGTGACCGCTCCTCGTTCGGGCTCGTAGTCCTTACCAGGCTATTGAAAAGCCACTCTTCTCGCCCGCCCAACCCCGGCGCGCCGAAACGCGTCCTTACCCGCGCGTCATTGATGTGTGGCGAGATCGACAGCCCCGGTCACAAGTGGTCTACCATGAAATTCTCACAGTATGACCCGGGAGATTTCTACGACGAGCTGTACGAGGGGATCGGTCAGCCACGACCCGGTAGCGCCCTCTTACTGAGAAAGTTTGCATCCCTGCCGGAAGGAGAACTTAAAAAGCGCCAGCAAGCGGCAGAGCGAGTGATCCTCAACCTAGGGATGACGTTCGGCGTCTATGGCAGCGAAGCCGGTCATGAGCAGATCTTCCCCTTCGACATTGTGCCTCGGATCGTCGAACCGGCGGATTGGGAGCACATCGAATCGGGGCTTTGCCAGCGCCTCCGCGCGTTAAATTTATTTATTGACGATGTATACCAAGAACAAAAGATCGTCAAAGATGGAGTCATCCCCAGCGACCTTATCTATTCCAGCAGAGGGTTTCTTAAAGCGTGCTGGGGCCTCAGACCCCCGCGAGGCATCTGGTGTCACATCGCTGGAATCGATCTCGTCCGCATCAAGGATGGCCAGTATTACGTTCTTGAGGACAACCTGCGGTGCCCGTCTGGTGTGGCCTATGTGTTAGAAGCTCGGCAGGTCATGAAGCGGACGTTTCCGGAGCTCTTCCATGCGTACCGCGTGCGGCCAGTTGATGATTATCCGAACCATCTCCTCGATACACTTCGGTATCTTTCAGATCTTCCCGATCCAACCATTGTGATTCTCACCCCAGGAATCTTCAACTCGGCGTACTATGAACATTCTTTGCTCGCGCAAAAGATGGGAGTGGAACTGGTTGAAGCCAATGATCTCGTGGTGATGGATGGGTACGTCCACATGCGAACCACGAAAGGATCCCAGCGAGTGGACGTCATCTACAGGCGAATCAACGACGACTACTTAGACCCCCTTGTGTTTCGTCGAGATTCCGTGCTCGGCGTCCCCGGTCTTATGGAGGCCTACCAAAAAGGCCGGGTGGCGCTTGTCAATGCGCCCGGCACAGGAGTGTCGGACGACAAGGCGATCTACGCCTATGTTCCAAAGATCATCAATTACTATCTGGCGGAGGAAGCGATACTTAAAAATGTGCCAACCTATCTCTGTTCAGTAAGACAAGACCGGACCTACGTCTTGGAACATTTGGACCAACTGGTGGTGAAGGCCACCAACGAAGCTGGAGGGTATGGAATGATGATCGGGCCGCAGGCTTCGAAGCAAGAGCAAGCGGATTATGCCCGGCGCATTGAGGCCGACCCGCGCAACTATATCGCCCAACCCACCCTTGCGCTTTCGCGAGTGCCAACTCTCGTGGACGATCATTTGGAAGGGCGTCATGTCGACCTGCGCCCGTATGTGCTGTATGGTCGCGATGTGTATGTCTTACCGGGAGGCATGACACGGGTTGCGTTGAGGAAAGGTTCCCTGGTGGTGAATTCGTCCCAAGGCGGGGGAAACAAAGATACGTGGGTCCTCTCATGAACACGTCATCAGACTCAGGGCTCTCACGGGTACCGAGTTCAGGATGGTGAAGCGAGCAAGGTCTGGTCACCGATGCTGAGCCGCGTGGCGAGTTCCATCTATTGGTTGAACCGCTATATCGAACGCGCGGAGAACTATGCCCGGTTCATCGAGGTCAATCTCAATCTCACGCTTGATTTGCCAAGAGGAACGACCGAGCAATGGGAACCGTTGGTGGCGACCACAGGCGATCATGAGAATTTTGGCGTCCGGTTTGGTAAGGCAACAAAGGACAACGTGATTCAATTCCTCTCCTCCGATGCCGCCAATCCCAATTCGATCTTGTCCTGCCTTATTGCCGCGCGAGAGAACGCTCGATCGGTCCGGGAAATAATTTCCACCGACATGTGGGAGCAGGTGAACCGTTTCCACTTGATGGTCAGAAACGCCGTCTCTCACGGGCTGGCCAGTCACAATCTCCATACATTTTTGATGGAGGTCAAAGCTGCTAGCCATCTATTTCTGGGAATTACCGATGCGACCATGTCGCACGGGGAAGGCTGGCATTTTGCCAGACTCGGCCGCCTCCTAGAACGAGCGGACAAGACCTCGCGGATTCTTGACGTGAAGTACTTCATGCTGCTCCCGACCGTGGCCGAGGTCGGCACGCCGTTCGACATTATTCAGTGGTCCGCCCTCTTGAAGTCGGCGAGCGCGCTCGAAATGTACTACAAACGCTTTGGCCGCATTTCGCCCAACGACGTGAGCGCGTTCTTGATCCTCGACTCCACGTTTCCGCGAGCCATTCGGTACTGCCTCATCAAGAGCGAGGATTCGTTACATGCCATTTCCGGCTCCGAGCATGGGTCCTATCAGAACCAAGCCGAAAAACGGCTGGGTCGTTTGCGCGCACAGCTGGACTTCGGCGATGTTGAGGAATACGTTGCTGACGGTCTGCACGAATTTCTGGATCAATTCCAAAAGCAGCTAAACGGTGTCGGGGAGGCTATCTTCGAAACCTTCTTTGCGCCGCGCCCGATTCACAGTACAATCTTACCAGGGGAGGCACAATGACGTTTTGCTTGGGCATGAAAGTCGAGGATGGCTTGATCGGCATTGCCGATACTCGGGTCACGACCGGGGTGGAGTGCATCACGGCACGGAAGGTCTCCATCCATCAGCATGGACGGCATTCGATGTTTCTCATGACATCGGGCCTACGCTCCGTGCGCGACAAAGCCGTGACCTACTTCGACGAAGCCATTAGCGAAAGCGATCAGACGTTCGACAAACTGTTTAAGGCGGTCAACGTGTTCGCCGCACAGATCCGTCGAGTCGCGCAAGAGGATAAAGAAGCGCTCGACAAGGCAAGTCTGACCTTCAACCTCCACGCTCTGGTCGGCGGACAGTTAGAGAACGACCAGGAGCACAAACTCTATCTCATTTACCCGCAAGGGAACTGGGTCGAGGTAAGTGAGGGCACACCCTACTGCATCATCGGGGAATCCGGTTATGGAAAACCGCTCCTCGATCGTGTGTTGCGGTACCACTCTAGCATGGACCTTGCTGTGAAGGTGGGCTTCCTCGCCTTCGATGCTACGCGCACCAGCTCAACCAGCGTCGAATATCCCATCGATATCGTGCTGTATCGTCATGATACCTTCGACATCGTCGAGCATCGGTTCGAGAAAGAGGACCTCGCCGAGATCTCGTCCTGGTGGCAATCCAGAATTTACGACTCCGTGGAAAAGCTGCCGTCGAAGTGGGTCGATCGCCTGCTGGAGTCACTGCCGCATGCTACGAGATCTTCCTCCAATAGCTCTGGAAATGTATCTTCGTGAGAGCGTTGCGCCGCCACTCGCCGCCGTTCGACACGTGTTACACTGCGACGGATCAGTGCTCACTTAACAAGTGAACGGACCGAGGGTCTACCATGCTGGAGCTCAGACCGACCTGTGAGCATTGCAATGTGCCATTGCCGCCCGATTCGCTCGACGCGCGCATCTGCTCGTTCGAATGCACGTTCTGCGCGGCCTGTGTAGAGAAGATTTTAGGAAACGTCTGTCCCAACTGCGGTGGCGGGTTCGCTCCAAGGCCCATCAGACCATCGCAGAACTGGAAGGGTGACAACTTTCTGGTCGCCTATCCAGCCAGAACGACGGTGAAACACAGGCCGATCAATCCGAAGGATCACGCCCAATTCGCGGAACGCCTGACCGTCATCCCGCCAGAGAAACGATAACAGCGCCGAACGCGGTAAAACGATTCGGTACTCCGTTTTCTTCACTTGAGCCGAAGCCCTCTTACTGCAATCAGGCTACCTCCGGTGTCGCGTACCATTCCGACCAGTCTTGTGCACGGTTTCATCCGGTCGAACCACGACTGAACCGGCTAAATGATTGATTTGTCAATCAAGCATGGATCTATGGCGGGGCGTTGTTCTTGCTCCCTCCTCATCAGTCAAAATTTGTCATTAATACCGGTTTGTGACGAAGGGGGGAAACACGCATGGCAGAGGCGAAGTCCGCATTCGAGCACTATGAGCGCGGTCGCGTGCTCAAGCAGAATCAAATGTTCAAGGAGGCGATCGACGAGTTCAAACTGGCGGCTGATGATCCCCGATATATAGGGAAAGCTCATGTGCAGATTGCCCTGTGCTTGAGGTCAGCCGACCGTGGCGAAGCAGCAGTCGTGGCATTCCGGCGCGCTCTGACGTTGGCCACGTTCTCATCCCAAGAAAAGGCCCACATTTTGTATCTCCTGGGGCAAACGTTGGAGTCACTCGGCCGGTATGCGGAAGCACTGGAAGCCTATGGCTGGACCAGAAAAGAGGATCCCGGATTGCAGGACGTGGAGCAGCGGATAAAACATCTGGTCTCAGGTGGGCGCGGCCCGCTCCCTCAGCATCGGCTAGCGTCCCAGTCCGCGGTCAGGGGCCTGATCAGACTGGGGCAGCAAGTGACGCCCCATGTGCTGGGTCTGCTGGGTCAGGCCTGGAACTCGATCAGCCAGTATGCGGACAAGCTGGGAGGCACTCGAGGGGGCCAAGGACAGGGTCCCAGCTTCCGAGACGGGGGCTATCAGAATGGCCATCGGGAGCTCACACCGGCGCGCTGCGCTCCGTCCGCCTCACGGGTTCGCAGGAAAGAAACACGTAAGCATGTCCGCGTGGCCGTCCGCTTGCGCAGCCATTTTTCCTCGAAGAGTCGAACGGTCGCCGGTGACGGAGAGCTGCGAGACCTTTCACCTGGAGGCTGTCGCGTCAAAAGTTCTGTGGCCGTTCCCGTGGGAGCCGAGTTGGAGTGTTGCATCTTTCCGGAGGATGCCATCAACCCGTTCACCATCGAAGGTGCGATGGTTCGCTGGAGCCGTCCTCAAGAATTCGGATTGGCCTTCACGAACGTCCGCCCCGGCGTGCAGCGGCAGATCGCACAGCTATGCAGAACACGGACACCGCTCGGAGTCGAAGTATTGGACGGGTCGCAGCGTTCGGTCTAGAGATAACCGTCGGCTTCTACGTCATTGCAAGCAACAAACCGATCAGCTGATCTCCGCACGTCGCGAAGCGGTTCTTGGCAACGAGTTTTTCCCCGTCTGGTCCGCCTCGAACTGAAGCGCCATTGCCTGTCTCATCCTCGGCTGAGGATCATGCGGCGGAGCGTATCTTCTCCGAGACGCCGGTCGATTCCACGGTAGAGGTGGTAACAGCCGAAGACGAGGCCGACAATGATGACTTTGGCCGCCACGACGTTTCGATCCATATGCGTCCACGCCTCGAGGACAGCTTCACCGAGCGCGCCGCTCTCTCGGTAATAGTGCCACACCCTTTCCGCGAACAGCACGGGGGTGCTGACGACGCAATAGAACAGCGTCTTATACAGCGTGGCCACCCAGATCGAATGTCTGGTGTCGAGACGGGCGGCGACGGGTGTCATGTCGAGCAGTACAACGACCTTCGCGAGGGCAAGAGTGCCGATCACTGTCGGCAAGAGGGCGGAGTATTCGATCTGATAGGTGGCGAGGAACAGCTTTTTCAGCGTTGTAAAGATGCCGAAGCACACGAACAAATAGAGAGCGACGCTGCCGGTGTGCCAGGCTTCGCGTTTTATCCTAGAGAGCATGGCCATATCCTCCTCGAGCCCGTGGGCCTCTGCGCGTCGTGAATCGGAAAATGTCTCCGCTCTCCGAGCTAACGGCGCCAACGGCCGTCTTGTCAGATTCCAAGATGGTCACCGCTTCAGTGTCAGTCCCATGTTGGCGAGTTGCTGCACCCGCCGCTTCTGGAATGCGATCGGTCTTTTCAGGCCTCCTTGAATGACTGTTACGGCCTCCTTAGGCGAATCGGTGGCATACCACAAAGCCAGATCATCGAGGTTGATGGTTTTCTCCTGGACAAGCGAGTTCCTGACAAACTCCTGCATGTTTTTCCAGAAGCGTGAACCCATCACAACAATCGGAAACTTCTCGATTTTCCCGGTCTGCATCAGTGTCATAGCCTCGAAGATCTCGTCCAGTGTGCCGAAGCCGCCCGGCATCAGGACGAAAGCGGATGAATACTTCACCAGCATGACCTTGCGGACAAAGAAATGATCAAATTCCACAAATCGATCTATATACGGGTTCGGCTTCTGTTCGAAAGGAAGTTTGATGTTGCATCCGATGCTGAGACCACCGGCCTCCTTTGCCCCGCGGTTCGCCGCCTCCATGACACCAGGACCACCGCCGGTCATGACCGCAAAGCCGGCTCTCGCTAGGGTGCGGCCAAGTTCACGGGCCATTTTATAGTAGGGATGGGTAGGCTTGAACCGCGCCGACCCGAAGACCGTGACGGACGGCTGGCCGATTTCTAGAGACTCGAAGCCTCG
Proteins encoded:
- a CDS encoding TIGR00730 family Rossman fold protein yields the protein MQRRPRKPSLLEHVAGVEKQFLSGKRERTADLESAVRIFLEFLRGFESLEIGQPSVTVFGSARFKPTHPYYKMARELGRTLARAGFAVMTGGGPGVMEAANRGAKEAGGLSIGCNIKLPFEQKPNPYIDRFVEFDHFFVRKVMLVKYSSAFVLMPGGFGTLDEIFEAMTLMQTGKIEKFPIVVMGSRFWKNMQEFVRNSLVQEKTINLDDLALWYATDSPKEAVTVIQGGLKRPIAFQKRRVQQLANMGLTLKR